CTGGATAAGATACTATACTGTAAAGGCTGTGAGTAAAGCCTGCGATCCAGAAATTTTAGGAGAAAAACTGCTTCCTCTTTTAGATGATCCCTTCCCTCCTGTAGTAATTGCTACTGTGGAGGCATTAGCCGATATAGTCAATGCAGAAATTTATGATATTTTAGTATCTAAAAAGAACCATCCTGACAAAGGAGTTAGAGAAAAAATAGAGGAGGTTTTACAGAGAATATGACAACATTAACTGCTTCCTCTTCTTTATCCATAAATGATGAAGTATTCAGGCAACTGAGAGATTTTATTTATGAAAAAACAGGAATCTATGTGCCTGACAATAAAAAGTACTTTCTTGAGAACAGACTTAGCAGGATTCTTAAAGAAAAAAACTTTCGTAGCTATGAAGATTATCTTTATTTTTTAAGATACAGTGCAAATAAGCATGATATTGCAAAGCTCTTTGATGCAATCACAACAAATGAAACTTTTTTCTTTAGAGAGCCTCAGCAGTTCGAAGTATTTTCAAATAATCTTGTCCCTCAGATAATCAAGGAAAACTCACAGATGGGAAGAAAAGACATAAAGATATGGTCTGCTGCCTGTTCAACAGGAGAAGAACCTTATACAATTGCAATGATATTGCTTGAAAAACCTGAATTAGTCTCTTTTAGAAAAGAAATATATGCCTCTGATATAAGTGAATCAGTTTTAATGTCTGCAAGAAAAGGTATGTATGGTTCCTATTCTATTCGCAATGTGCCTCCACAGTATATGGCAAAGTATTTTAAAGATTCGGGCGGTGTTTATGTTCTTTCCGAAACTGTAAAGTCAATGGTAAAATTTATGAATATAAATCTCATAGAAGAAAAAGAAGTTAAACAGCTTAAGGGCATTGATGTGGTATTTTGTAGAAATGTTTTGATATACTTTGATGAAAAAGCAAAAAAGAAGGCAGTGTCTTTAATTTATGATGTTTTACGACCTAAAGGATATTTATTTGTTGGAACATCAGAGAGTCTTCATAATATTACAAGAGCATTTCGTCCTGTTGTGATTAATAAAGTTGTAGTATATCAAAAAGTCTGATAAGGAGGATATTATGAAAATTCTTGTGGTAGATGATGATAAAACAACACGAAAGATGATTTCTCTAATTTTGAAAAGTAAAGGATATGAAGTTGTTACTGCTGAGAACGGTCTTGAAGCATTACAGAAACTCGGTATTGATAAAATAAACTTAATTCTCACAGATATGAATATGCCATATATGGATGGGATAGAGTTTACAAAACAGGTTAGGTCAAATCCTGAGATTGCAAGTATTCCAATTGTTATGATAACAACAGAGGCTGATGAAGATGAAAAAAAGAGAGCCTTTGAAGCAGGAGTTGATGACTATTTAGTAAAACCTACAAATGCTGAACAGATTACTGAAAGTATGAAAAAGATATTGAAAAAAATTTTAGGGAAATAAAGGAGGACAAAAATGTTTAACTTCAAAATAAAAGTTTTGGTAGTTGATGATTTTCCAACAATGCGAAGAATTATAAAAAATCTCTTGAAACAGCTCGGATTTGAAAATGTTGAAGAGGCAGAAAATGGAGAGGACGCTTTAAAAAAGCTAAAAAGTGGAGACTATGGACTTGTTATTTCAGACTGGAACATGCCAGTAATGGAAGGAATAGAACTTTTAAAACATATAAGAAGCGACCCTAAACTCAAAGATTTACCTTTTTTAATGGTTACAGCAGAGGCAGAGAAGGAAAAGGTTATTGAAGCTATAAAAGCAGGAGTTGACAATTACATAGTGAAACCTTTCACAGGAGAAGTTTTAAAGGAAAAACTGGAAAAGATTGCTCAGAAAAGACCATCTCTTAAAGGAGGA
The nucleotide sequence above comes from Thermodesulfovibrio aggregans. Encoded proteins:
- a CDS encoding CheR family methyltransferase; its protein translation is MTTLTASSSLSINDEVFRQLRDFIYEKTGIYVPDNKKYFLENRLSRILKEKNFRSYEDYLYFLRYSANKHDIAKLFDAITTNETFFFREPQQFEVFSNNLVPQIIKENSQMGRKDIKIWSAACSTGEEPYTIAMILLEKPELVSFRKEIYASDISESVLMSARKGMYGSYSIRNVPPQYMAKYFKDSGGVYVLSETVKSMVKFMNINLIEEKEVKQLKGIDVVFCRNVLIYFDEKAKKKAVSLIYDVLRPKGYLFVGTSESLHNITRAFRPVVINKVVVYQKV
- a CDS encoding chemotaxis response regulator CheY; this encodes MFNFKIKVLVVDDFPTMRRIIKNLLKQLGFENVEEAENGEDALKKLKSGDYGLVISDWNMPVMEGIELLKHIRSDPKLKDLPFLMVTAEAEKEKVIEAIKAGVDNYIVKPFTGEVLKEKLEKIAQKRPSLKGGQ
- a CDS encoding response regulator; its protein translation is MKILVVDDDKTTRKMISLILKSKGYEVVTAENGLEALQKLGIDKINLILTDMNMPYMDGIEFTKQVRSNPEIASIPIVMITTEADEDEKKRAFEAGVDDYLVKPTNAEQITESMKKILKKILGK